In a genomic window of Passer domesticus isolate bPasDom1 chromosome 3, bPasDom1.hap1, whole genome shotgun sequence:
- the MYCT1 gene encoding myc target protein 1 → MDRNSTFTPITWPPKFWEHLTIAFTVSMVIGLVIGGIIWAFFSCLSRRRASAHISQGSPSSFSRRSRPSSHGHTAGRTGFYRNSSCERRSNLSLASLTFQRQASLEQANSFPRKSSFRASTFHPFLQCPPLPVETNSQLITLTPTNTTTTLVGSTTNSLSRPEFHWSNNNLRICHSTQTPPPAYETIIKAFPES, encoded by the coding sequence AGCATCTAACAATAGCCTTCACAGTGTCCATGGTGATTGGACTGGTGATTGGAGGGATCATCTGGgcatttttctcctgcttgtccCGTCGCAGAGCTAGTGCCCACATCTCCCAGGGGAGCCCCTCATCCTTCAGCCGTCGGTCCAGACCTTCCTCCCATGGCCACACTGCCGGCAGGACTGGATTTTACCGCAACAGCAGCTGTGAACGTCGCAGCAACCTCAGCCTGGCCAGCCTCACCTTCCAGCGACAAGCCTCCTTGGAGCAGGCCAACTCCTTCCCCAGGAAGTCAAGCTTCCGTGCATCCACCTTCCACCCTTTTCTGCAGTGTCCTCCCCTGCCCGTGGAGACGAACAGTCAGCTGATCACTCTCACTCCCACAAACACCACCACGACCCTTGTGGGAAGCACCACCAACAGCTTGAGTCGGCCTGAATTCCACTGGTCTAACAACAACCTCCGCATCTGCCACTCCACGCAAACCCCACCTCCCGCCTATGAAACCATCATAAAAGCTTTCCCAGAATCCTGA
- the VIP gene encoding VIP peptides has product MEHRGASPLLLALALLSALCWRARALPPRGAAFPPVPRLGNRMPFDGASEPDHARGSLKSESDLLQNTLPENEKFYFDLSRIIDSSQDSPVKRHSDAVFTDNYSRFRKQMAVKKYLNSVLTGKRSQEELNPAKLRDEAELLEPSFSENYDSVDELLSHLPLDL; this is encoded by the exons ATGGAGCACCGCGGCGCCTCCCCGCTCCTGCTCGCCCTCGCCCTCCTCAGCGCCCTCTGCTGGCGGGCGCGGGCGCTGCCCCCGCGCGGCGCCGCCTTCCCTCCCGTCCCGCG ATTGGGAAACAGAATGCCTTTTGATGGAGCCAGTGAACCTGACCATGCCCGTGGGTCACTAAAGTCAGAATCAGATCTTTTGCAGAACACACTACctgaaaatgagaaattctATTTCGATCTGTCCAGAATTATTGATAG CTCCCAGGACAGTCCTGTCAAACGCCATTCTGATGCTGTCTTCACCGACAACTACAGCCGCTTTCGAAAGCAGATGGCTGTGAAGAAATACTTAAACTCAGTTTTAACTGGAAAAAGAAG CCAGGAAGAGCTAAATCCTGCTAAACTTCGAGATGAGGCAGAACTTCTTGAACCATCCTTTTCAGAAAACTACGATTCTGTAGATGAGCTGCTGAGCCACCTCCCATTG GACCTCTGA